One part of the Parasphingorhabdus sp. SCSIO 66989 genome encodes these proteins:
- a CDS encoding ABC transporter permease gives MNWIAIRMLTGDRTKFLGLLFGVAFSTLLISQQVTIFVNLLMRGASAVEDVSTVEIWVMDPSGRTADITFPMPSTALERVRGVDGVDWAVPFIRASANVRTREGDLEGVTVVGVDDATLIGLPRDVLTGNRNALAAPDAVFIDDVGSRRLFPSSEAAMNTRLELNDQRAIIRGIVDATPTFTSQVTLYTRYSNALNFVPGTRNRMSFVLVRTEEGRDPVEVARHIEKVTGLKARTRQEFADDGINFIIENTGIPVNFGITVALGFIVGVAIVGLTFSLFIRDNIKQFGALKAIGVTNNKIRLMVACQAGLVGLIGYGIGIFLAVLFIYTTEAIDTFKGFYTPWQIPLLTAVVTIVMIMLTGFIALREVINTEPSEVFR, from the coding sequence ATGAACTGGATTGCCATCAGAATGCTGACCGGAGACAGGACCAAATTTTTGGGCCTGCTCTTCGGCGTCGCCTTCTCGACGCTGTTGATCAGCCAGCAGGTGACCATCTTTGTCAATCTGTTGATGCGCGGCGCCAGCGCGGTGGAGGACGTCTCCACCGTGGAAATCTGGGTGATGGACCCATCGGGTCGTACTGCAGATATCACCTTCCCCATGCCCTCTACCGCATTGGAGCGGGTGCGCGGGGTTGATGGGGTCGACTGGGCGGTACCGTTTATTCGTGCTTCGGCCAATGTGCGTACGCGTGAGGGTGATCTGGAGGGTGTTACCGTGGTCGGCGTTGATGACGCGACCCTGATCGGCCTGCCTCGCGACGTACTCACCGGCAATCGCAATGCACTCGCGGCGCCCGATGCCGTATTTATCGATGATGTAGGCTCGCGCCGGCTTTTCCCGTCCAGCGAAGCGGCGATGAATACCCGTTTGGAGTTGAATGACCAGCGCGCGATCATCCGCGGCATTGTCGACGCGACCCCGACTTTCACCTCGCAGGTGACGCTCTACACTCGCTATTCGAATGCGCTCAATTTCGTCCCCGGCACGCGTAACCGTATGAGCTTTGTGCTGGTGCGCACTGAAGAGGGGCGCGATCCGGTCGAAGTCGCGCGGCATATTGAAAAGGTCACCGGCCTCAAGGCGCGCACACGGCAGGAATTTGCCGATGACGGGATTAACTTCATCATCGAGAATACCGGTATCCCGGTCAATTTCGGGATCACCGTAGCGTTAGGGTTTATTGTCGGTGTGGCGATTGTCGGGCTGACCTTCAGCCTGTTTATCCGCGATAACATCAAGCAGTTTGGTGCGCTGAAAGCCATAGGCGTCACCAATAACAAGATTCGTCTGATGGTGGCCTGTCAGGCGGGGCTGGTCGGTCTGATCGGCTATGGCATCGGCATCTTTCTCGCGGTGCTGTTTATCTACACCACCGAAGCGATTGATACCTTCAAAGGCTTTTATACCCCTTGGCAAATTCCATTGCTGACAGCGGTAGTGACGATTGTGATGATCATGCTCACCGGCTTTATCGCCCTGCGTGAGGTTATCAATACCGAGCCTTCGGAGGTGTTCCGATGA